Proteins from one Setaria italica strain Yugu1 chromosome V, Setaria_italica_v2.0, whole genome shotgun sequence genomic window:
- the LOC101779362 gene encoding transcription factor MYBS3 — protein sequence MTRRCSHCSNNGHNSRTCPARSGGGGGGGGVRLFGVRLTTAPAPAAMKKSASMSCIASSLGGGSGGSSPPAGGDAGGRGGGDGGAGYVSDDPAHASCSTNGRAERKKGTPWTEGEHRMFLMGLQKLGKGDWRGISRNFVVSRTPTQVASHAQKYFIRQSNSSRRKRRSSLFDMVPEMPMDESPAAVEQFTLQNTQDEAASSNQLPALHLGQQKKVEVAKQLPTFQLSQHEESEYAEPSLPLPDLEMNSGAPFKTISVPAVPAFYPTLVPVPLTLWPPSVAHVEESGTTHEVLKPTPLNGKEAVKADDVVGMSKLSIGEASSVSMEPTALSLQLIGSTDARQSAFHVSPPMNRPELSKRNSSPIHAV from the exons ATGACACGGCGGTGCTCGCACTGCAGCAACAACGGCCACAACTCGCGCACCTGCCCCGCccgctcgggcggcggcggcggcggtggcggggtgaGGCTGTTCGGCGTGCGGctgacgacggcgccggcgccggcggcaatgAAGAAGAGCGCCAGCATGAGCTGCATCGCGTCCTCGCTCGGGGGCGGGTCTGggggctcgtcgccgccggcgggaggAGACGCCGGGGGCCGGGGAGGGGGAGACGGCGGTGCCGGGTACGTGTCCGACGACCCCGCGCACGCATCCTGCTCGACGAACGGCCGCGCCGAGCGCAAGAAAG GTACTCCTTGGACTGAAGGAGAGCATAGAATGTTTCTGATGGGTCTGCAGAAGCTCGGTAAGGGAGACTGGCGCGGGATATCCCGAAACTTTGTTGTTTCCAGGACTCCAACTCAAGTGGCAAGCCATGCTCAAAAGTACTTTATTAGACAGTCAAACTCATCAAGACGGAAGAGGCGGTCGAGCTTGTTTGACATGGTCCCAGAAATG CCAATGGACGAGTCCCCAGCTGCTGTTGAACAGTTTACTCTCCAAAATACTCAAGATGAAGCTGCAAGTTCAAATCAATTGCCAGCCTTACATCTTGGGCAACAGAAGAAAGTAGAGGTTGCTAAGCAGCTGCCAACTTTTCAGCTAAGCCAGCATGAGGAATCTGAATATGCAGAACCTTCATTGCCATTACCAGACTTGGAGATGAACTCCGGTGCGCCATTCAAGACCATATCTGTTCCGGCGGTGCCAGCATTCTACCCAACATTGGTCCCTGTTCCACTAACTCTTTGGCCTCCAAGTGTTGCTCACGTGGAGGAATCAGGCACAACCCATGAAGTCCTAAAACCAACTCCTTTGAACGGTAAGGAGGCGGTTAAGGCGGATGATGTTGTTGGTATGTCTAAGCTCAGCATTGGTGAGGCTAGCTCTGTCTCCATGGAACCCACTGCTCTTTCCCTTCAGCTTATTGGATCGACGGATGCAAGGCAGTCAGCTTTTCATGTCAGTCCACCAATGAATAGACCTGAACTAAGCAAGAGAAACAGCAGTCCAATTCATGCAGTTTGA